The sequence aataataatgttttgatatatactgAGGTTTCAGAATGGTCAGTTTAGGGGGAGAAAGACCACAGTTGGGAGGCATGTCAGaatacacatcttttttttttttctccttcaaattATATGAAACTTACTCTGTCATTCCAAGTACCACCTTCCTTTTAGGGATAGCATCTCTCCTTCttgctttccctttcttttaAGAATCACCATGATTGGGGGTCCCTTATGCTGGCCAGAGTGTGTCATATTCTCTGAGTGAATGGTGAGTTGGGCAGAAAGGATAGCAACTCTGCCCCGTAAGAGCACCTTGGTCATGGTAACACAGCAGGAACCAACAAGAAAGCTTTTAATAATGCATTCTGTCCTTTTCCTCTCTCGAGGAACATATGTTGAGGAATATTCAGGAATAGTTGGTGTCATCCAGTGGTGGATTTCTTCCTGGAAATGCACTGAAGGATTTTTGTCTTGAATAAGAGACTACACTTCTCctggtttcagtttctccattcAGAAAAGATTGACTGCAGTCATGACATTCTCTTGATGTCCTGGGCCTCACCCTAACCCTTTTGGTGGGTAGTTCAGGTGATGATTAAGAGCTCAAACTCTGAAGCCAGCCTGTCTGGGTTTCAATTCTTATTTTTCCACTTCCTAGCAGAATGTCCTTGGACAGATGCCTCAGTCACTCTACCTTGATTTCCTTGTGTGTAAAATGGGGGCAATAGTAGTACCCACCCAATAggattgttttgagaattaaataaggtGACATTTGTAAAGAACAtagcacagtatctggcacaaAGCTCGTGCTTTAGAAATGTTATATATCACTACTTGTACCACTACTGCCTCCtgctgctgaatcagaatctcagtGGATGGGAGTAGGAATGTGAAGCTTTCACTAGCATCCCAACTGATTGTTAAACACAATGAACATGATGATGCCTGAGCTAGCTGATCTTTAAGATCTCATTCATCTTTAACTCTCTTTGATTCTGGAATGTACAGTTTTGCCTTATCCTTTAAGTTTGGCAGCTGTGCATTCTTAGGAACCACAGAGTGACCCCttctagctttgtttttcttctccactGTATCTGTGCCACTCTTGAAAAAGAGGCAAGACCAACTGCCACGCTAATCACTTTTGTAACTTCAAAGTGCGACCTGTGAATCTTTCTTCTGCTATTAGGTCTCCAAATACTGGAGAGTGAGCTTTGGTGTGACACTAAGAGACGCAAGTCAGATTACATATTATTCTGGAAATTCTCCCACGAATAGTTTTTTGTGGAATACagaaatttgtattaaaaattaaaatgaggaaGTACCCATTCTTCTAGGAGCTATGCACAAGCAGAATGTTTAATGGTTATGTCAACAGTAACACCTGTTTTGAAAACTTGTACTTGCTTTCTGATTCCATCCAGCCCAGCACTGCCTTCTGCTAGCCTTGCTGAAGATAGGAGTTGACACAGGTTAACTCCACCAGAAATCATGGAAAGCCTGTCTTAATGGACTCTCCAATGACACCATTATAAACCTTGATATTTTTAGTTAATGTCTGGGAGGAAAGTCAGACActgtcagaaaaaagaaaaacaataaatctgTCAGTCTTTACAATGAGATTTCCAAAATGCTTAAAAAGATAAGGGCCTTTGTTAcatgctattatttttttaattgacagataacaTAGTATgctttatcatgtacaacatgatttTGAAGtctgtatacattgtggaatgcttaaatctagctaattaacaaatgcattattTCACATAGTTATCACTTTTGTGGTGACAGCACATAATAGCCACTGtttacatttttcaagaatatattGTCAGCTGGGCatttgactcatgcctgtaatccctgcactttgggaggccaaggcagggggatggcttgagcccagaagtttgagaccagcctgggcaacatggcgaaaccacatctctacaaaaaaatacaaaaaattaatgtagagaaataggaacgcttttacactgttggtgggagtgtaaattagttcaaccattgtggaagacagtgtggcaattcctcaaggacctagaactagaaataccatttgacccagctatcccattatcccattactggatgtatacccaaaggattataaatcatgctactataaagacacatgcacacatatgtttattgtgcactattcacaatagcaaagatttggaaccaacccatatgtccatcaatgatagactggattaagaaaatatggcacatatacactatggaatactatgcagccataaaaaaggatgagttcatgtcctttgcagggacatggatgaagctgaaaaccatcattctcagcaaactatcacaaggacagaaaaccaaacaccgcatgttcttactcataggtgggaatcgaacaatcagaacacttggacacaaggcggggaacatcacacaccagggcctgttgtggggagggatagcattaggagaaatacctaatgtaaatgacaagttgatgggttgatgggtgtagcaaaccaacatggcacatgtatacctatgtaagaaaccttcagttgtgtacatgtaccctagaacttaaagtataattaaaaaaatacctcacacctgtaatcccagcactttgggaggccgaggtggggggctcacgaggtcgggagatcgagaccatcctggctaacacagtgaaaccccttctccactaaaaatacaaaaaattagccaggcatggtggtgggcgcctgtggtcccagctactgaggaggctgaggcaggagaatggcgtgaacccaggaggcagagcttacagtgagctgagatcgtgccactgcacttcagcctgggcgacggagagagactccatctcaaaaaaaaaaaaaaaacttagcagggcatggtggtgtgtgcctgtaatgccagctgctcGGGTTGCTGAGgctgcagaattgcttgaacctaggaggcagatgttgcattgagccaagatcgtaccacttgCTCTGTAGCCAGCAcactaagaccctgtctcaaaaaaaaaatattgtcacTAAATATAATCATCTTGCTATACAGTAGAGCTCCTAAAATTTATTCCTCCAACTTAACTATAACTGTGGATGAACCCAaaggatattatgttaaataaaataaaccaggcacagaaagacaaataccatgaTTTCACTCACATGTGGAATCGAGAAAAGTTGATCTCACGGAAGTAGAGAGTAAGATGATGGTTGCTGGAGACTGGGGTGCTTAGAAGGGAGGGGTGATGGGGAGATGATAGGAAACATAccattatttttaactatttaaatATTAGGATTGGGGAAAAATATTTCAGTTCACAACAAACCTAGCCTGaagttaattttttgaagtatgCTTTTTGGCCAAGCTGCTAGAAAATTAATGACAAGATAACTATACTTTGGGTAATGTTGTTATTAACATCAAAGAAAACTTGATGGTAACCTGACTTTGATAGGTCACAAGTGAGGGCTCCATGATCATTTGCTATTTCTGAGATTGAAAATACTTGTTTCGGTATAGAGATTGGTTCACAGTGTAGACTTTCTGGCTTAGAATAATAAGTTTTATCCCTCTTCTCTCTGAACGAGGAATTTCTATATCAACTTTTTAGTAATCTCCAGAAGCCCACACCCTTTATCTTGTAATTCTGTAATACTTCTAATGATCCAAGTAAAACCTCTTAAATAAGTCCTTGTTTTGCTAATACCATTACTGTATTAAATGCTTTTACTGTATTCTCCCAAAAATTATAGAAGAGAGAATTAGATGAGTCCCCAGAGAAAAGACTGGATTTCCATTACATCTGAAGGGTATGTTAATTTAGTCTTGGCGCTTCTACATGACTCATTCTGAtgataaattatttaagaaatttccTATAAAAATCTTCCAGTCATTTTATATGAGTATTTTGTAGGtacagaaaatcttttaaaacaagaTGTGGTAGACATCTTCAAATGTTGGTCTGGATATACTATTCAGGAAGGATAAGGCCACACCatgcagtttttatttgtctgtcCAACCACAGCATAGCACGTTGTTATAACGGATCCTAGGTGTTATTTTTTAGAAGTTAGATCATGCATTTTATTCACATATTGGTATCTGTTAGTGCTTATAAACATGAGAAATTGAACCAAGTCACACTCTAAAGAGTATGGAACAATTATATtaaatttctggaaagaaaataacGTAGTTTCCTTTTGTAGAGATTTCTCCAAGATTAAACGGAAACTGGCCAATAATGAAATCCAGTATTCCAAGGACAGTATTCTCATTTAGAAAGAAGACTTTCAATCAgagggttaaaaaaaatcagtgaagccTGCTTCTGACAAATAGGAATGAGGTTAAATCACTTAGTCTAGGAACTATTCTACATGGTTTTACTATTTAACAGGAAGGGGAGAAAAGACAAGTTTGATTTATTGAAATGGCTGTGGAAcccaaagaaaaattttacagCTTGAGCAAATAGGTGGTCAGAACTGTAGAGAATCAGAAAGAGCCTCTGAAGATAGATTACCTTTGAAATGGATTAGTAGACTATTGAATATTTAGGTTAAATACTTGTCTGCTTTGGCAACATTTTCCTATGGTGTGTGCTATTTCCATAAATGCCAGGCAGACTGTATAGGAGCCATGTACAGATCTAATGACTTCTCTGACGAGAGTAGTTAGGACTTGTTTCCCTTCTTTCTGATGGATAACCTTTAGTGAGGTTATTAACTGATACAGCTGGCTGAGTCTTCAAAGGCTGCCGAATGGAATTATGGCTGGCCGTTCGCCTCTGTAAGCATGTGGGAGATGTGGGCATCCTATCTGGGGAGGGCAGGCTGACTTTGGCGATAAGGAAGGAGATGATGCTGGACACTGAGAGAGCATTTGATGAATATTCTATTACTGAGTGTCttttttgtgtgcatttttaGATAATAGAAGTGAATATTGGTAGAGTGctttacaatttttaaaggagaaatgaCAGGGGCTgatcatttaacattttttatgcaCCAGACACATTGAtactaaggtcacacagctagtgaaatGACCAGGGCAGTATTCAGCCTGAGGTTAAACCTGTGCTCTTAAGTGGTGGGTTACCTTGCCTGCCAAGTCTATCCTGAGAGGCTTGTGGGTGCTAGTCACTGCTATCCTTCTTGTATAGATGATGGAGCAGAAAAGCCAAGTCACAGGCTAAGGAGGGGTAAAACTAGGAGTGGCTCAGAGTCCTGTGTGTTTTCTGTGTCCTCCCGTGATAATGATATTCCCTCACTAGTCCTGTGAGCTAAATTCACATACGAAGAAGGAATCTAAGTGTCTTTTCCACTAAGTTAGCTAATcggtctggtgtgtgtgtgtttgtgaaagagagggagagagagagagagagttagggaaagggaaagagtgTAATTTActattggttttttgtttggagacggagttttgttcttgttgcccaggctggggtgcaatggtgcaatctcagctcaccgcaacctccgccttccaggttcaagcaattctcctgcctcagcgtcctgagtagctgggattacaggcatgtgccaccacgcctggctaattttttgtgtttttagtagagatgggggttccaccatgctggtcaggctggtctcgaactcccaacctcaggtgatccacccacctcccaaagtgctgggattacaggcgtgagccaccgcgcctggccggggtATTTTTATATAACAAAAGCCTAGTAAACATCTATAGAAAATACACAGATGAGTGAATCGTGGACAAAGAGTTTACTATTTGTATGGCTGGTAGTCCTAAGCTTCAGGGTGTCCAATTAGAGTTCTGGTATTAcaaagtggaagggagtgtgcTTTTAAATTATGTATCAATACTGCCATCAGTGCCTTGGTCTGGGAGCAAGAAACACGACAAAGGAAGAAAGACTATGTTTGAGTCCCCTCTTGGTAATGTTTTAATGGCAGTCTTACACTTGGGAAGTTTCTTCAGATGGTTAGTTTTGATGTTCTTAACTCGGGGCATTTGATCTTCTAGAGTTCCTTTTGGAAAGAATGTGATCATTAGTGAAGTTTGAGAGTGAAATGGCTAATTTGTCTTGCTTCTTATAACAGGGAGAAATCTCTTAGCCTGAAGCCATTGAGACACTTCAGAAGATTTGTAGCAATCTCTAGTGTTAAGGAAAAATCCAATgtttgatgaaaaatatttaactcCTGAAGTGTAGTTGTTGGGGGTTGATCTAACAAGTTTGCAAACATATTGTTTGTGCAGTTAATGGAGGGAAGTGTCTAAAATATGTGGTTCTGCTAAGTAAATGGTTCTCAAACAGCCTTCCCTCTTCCTGCTCATGTTGGGTGATGAGAATCTTTTTCTACTTtgcaaacagactaatataattcTTACTGAGTTTTCCTCCCATCTTTCTTTACCCTTTGATATGACTGCCTTCGGCAGAtggtaaaaatatatgaaaaagtaaTGAACAAACGTTGAAAGCCTAGAGATGTGATTTTCCTTTAAATAGTTTATGCATTATTTTTGACATGGAGATTTTCATATTATctattaatatctttttaaagCACCACCATTTCCAAGTGTTAATTATATTTGAGAATCACCCTACTAAGTGTCTTTAAACTTTTCTCACATAATCTTAATTTAAGCGCATATAAATGCAGAGGCCCTCATCACTTACTCTGGATGTTCTATAGTTCCAAATAGAATGGGAAGGTTCTCtgattttttaatcatttattcagcaaatatttgattgttttctatgtgtcaggcactgtgctggacaCAGAAGATCCCatagtaaagaaaacaaaaccaaagaaaaacacaatCTGTGTTTGGAGGCCAGTGATAGAGTCAGAAatcaattaaatatataaatacgcTAGTCCCCACTTATCCAAAGTTTCACTTTCCTtggtttccattacacattgtaatGTCTCCTAAACTTTTGACTCAGGCATAACTTGAAAATTTCACTAGTTACTAAGCGAAAATTAGTGATATACTATAAGTATTGTTTTTATCCCTCTGGTGCCTAGCAGAGCATCTGGCACATGGCTTACTAATTGCTCGTTAGTTATTGACTAATGGAGAGACAGAAACACATGTGGTAGTTTTTAATGGCCCACTAGGATAAATAACAAACTGAATTGAGATAATAGATAATAATCTATGAGTTCAAGATTGAGAAAGATCAACATGGGTTTGTATTATAGAATTGAAATAACCTCCTTACATCATCAAATTCTTTTCATAAGTAAATCGAAGTTGGAATGGTTCAGTTACTTGGCTGGGCTTAAACAGTCATTGGTAGCAGAATTGCCTTttcaaccatttttatttttctggaaaggCTTTGCAGCAGGGCTGAGAGTTTATATGGTCTGTGGATGTATAGTATTGGATAGGTAGAGAAGACAGCATTCCAGACCTAGGGGTCTGAGTTAATTGCAAGGTCAATGTGAATAATATGGCTTCTGAAGATAATGAGGAACCTTTCACTGAGGAAACTTTCATGGTCAGGTGTGTCTGCAAGGGTGTGAGAATGGCATAGTGTGACTGTTCTGTGGAATAATCAGTGAACTCTGTTGCCTTTtgacttctttttactttttctttttttcgaaaTATCTTGTAGCAGAATGGTAAGAGCGCAGCTTCTGGAGCTAGAACGCCTGGTAGCCTTGGGAAGTTACTTaatctgtgcctcaattttctgatctgtaaaatgtgaataatattgTGCATATCCTCATATTTCTGATTCCTTAAGAAGGCCCTCATATTTACTACTGTAAATTGAATTGTAGCTTTGTAGCGTAGAAgaataattttgtaaattattaTACATCAATTAGCCACCTCGATATATTTAAGGTCCTAACCATTAGCCATGATTCCACAATCTAAGGAAAACACCCACTCTTTAGCTAAGCCAATGTTTCTGTTCCATCCTACGAGGTAGAGTTCTATGATTTGATTATTCCAGAAGAGCTCTGTAATTATTGTTTCAGATGTAGAGAATCAGGTTGGCTCTAGCCCTTTAACAACCCTATCTTGAGGGGCTTGCTTGGTCAGGTCTATAAGTATCAACAATAAAACTATCAAAAGTTCTGTGTTTATACGGGCAGAGACAATTTGAGATGAGGCTGTCATTCTGCAGAGAGtctgagagggaaagagaaaaggaaggagtgaGGGTGTTAGCTGGAGCATACCAATGA is a genomic window of Pongo pygmaeus isolate AG05252 chromosome 5, NHGRI_mPonPyg2-v2.0_pri, whole genome shotgun sequence containing:
- the PBOV1 gene encoding LOW QUALITY PROTEIN: prostate and breast cancer overexpressed gene 1 protein (The sequence of the model RefSeq protein was modified relative to this genomic sequence to represent the inferred CDS: deleted 1 base in 1 codon), translated to MRAFLRNQKYEDMHNIIHILQIRKLRHRLSNFPRLPGVLAPEAALLPFCYKIFRKKEKVKRSQKATEFTDYSTEQSHYAILTPLQTHLTMKVSSVKGSSLSSEAILFTLTLQLTQTLGLECCLLYLSNTIHPQTI